A window of the Nitrospinaceae bacterium genome harbors these coding sequences:
- a CDS encoding elongation factor Tu, whose amino-acid sequence LIQPIAMEKELRFAIREGGRTVGAGVVTEVIE is encoded by the coding sequence TTGATTCAGCCCATCGCAATGGAGAAAGAACTTCGCTTCGCCATTCGCGAGGGTGGCCGGACAGTAGGTGCCGGGGTCGTTACCGAGGTGATCGAATAG